One Paraburkholderia sp. IMGN_8 DNA window includes the following coding sequences:
- the folD gene encoding bifunctional methylenetetrahydrofolate dehydrogenase/methenyltetrahydrofolate cyclohydrolase FolD, with amino-acid sequence MTAKLIDGLALSKTLRAEVATRAAALTARGHQPGLAVVLVGDNPASEVYVRNKVKACNDNGLGSSFDRYPADLPEADLLARIDELNRDPRIHGILVQLPLPPHIDSHKVIEAIAPEKDVDGFHVANAGALMTGQPLFRPCTPYGVMKMLAAYEIPLKGANAVVIGRSNIVGKPMALLLLEAGATVTICHSKTRDLAAHTRHADVVVAATGLRNILTADMVKPGAAVIDVGMNRDEAGKLCGDVDFAGVKEVAGYITPVPGGVGPMTITMLLVNTIEAAEREAAKA; translated from the coding sequence ATGACTGCCAAACTGATCGACGGCCTAGCCCTTTCCAAGACCCTGCGCGCCGAAGTCGCCACGCGCGCCGCCGCCCTCACCGCCCGCGGGCATCAGCCTGGCCTCGCCGTGGTGCTGGTCGGCGATAATCCGGCCAGCGAAGTGTATGTGCGCAACAAGGTCAAGGCGTGTAACGACAACGGCCTCGGCTCGTCGTTCGACCGCTATCCGGCCGATTTGCCGGAAGCCGATCTGCTCGCGCGCATCGACGAACTGAACCGCGATCCGCGGATCCACGGCATTCTGGTGCAACTGCCGTTGCCGCCGCATATCGACAGCCACAAGGTGATCGAGGCGATCGCCCCGGAAAAGGATGTCGACGGTTTTCACGTCGCCAATGCCGGCGCGCTGATGACCGGCCAGCCGCTGTTCCGTCCGTGCACGCCGTACGGCGTGATGAAGATGCTGGCCGCCTACGAAATTCCGCTGAAAGGCGCGAATGCGGTGGTGATCGGCCGCTCGAACATTGTCGGCAAGCCGATGGCGCTGCTGCTGCTCGAAGCCGGTGCGACCGTCACGATCTGCCATAGCAAGACGCGCGATCTGGCCGCCCATACGCGTCACGCCGACGTGGTGGTCGCCGCCACCGGCTTGCGCAACATTCTCACGGCGGACATGGTGAAACCGGGCGCGGCCGTGATCGACGTCGGCATGAATCGCGACGAGGCCGGCAAGCTGTGCGGCGACGTCGATTTCGCGGGCGTCAAGGAAGTAGCCGGCTACATCACGCCGGTGCCGGGCGGTGTCGGTCCGATGACCATCACGATGCTGCTCGTCAACACGATCGAAGCCGCCGAACGCGAAGCCGCGAAAGCTTAA